In Thermosipho africanus Ob7, a genomic segment contains:
- a CDS encoding Asp23/Gls24 family envelope stress response protein: MDFEQGSINISDEVLKEIAFRSFLEVLELSADDKDAKKLKKNIEIERTPDDNVIVNVKTVAPYGKSLVEFGKKIMQNISENIQRMTELQVSAVNVSIIDVVEKIEPAEEEE, translated from the coding sequence ATGGATTTTGAACAAGGAAGTATAAATATTAGTGATGAAGTTTTAAAAGAAATAGCATTTAGAAGTTTTTTAGAAGTTCTTGAGCTGTCTGCAGATGATAAAGATGCAAAAAAGTTAAAGAAAAATATTGAAATTGAAAGGACACCGGATGATAACGTAATAGTAAATGTCAAGACTGTAGCTCCATATGGAAAGAGTTTGGTTGAATTTGGAAAGAAAATTATGCAGAATATTTCGGAAAATATTCAGAGAATGACGGAACTTCAAGTATCTGCAGTTAACGTTTCTATCATTGATGTAGTTGAAAAAATAGAGCCGGCAGAGGAGGAAGAATAA
- the nusB gene encoding transcription antitermination factor NusB — MRESVFKTLFQWDFQKDEDLTEIAKQHVSLLEDEKLREQAYSYIEGIKKTIESLDEIISKYLQNWTLDRLSVTDRNILRLGTYELLYVDDVPIEVTLDEMIELGKTYGTENSGKFVNGVLDRIAKGEAPKEKFEM; from the coding sequence ATGCGCGAAAGTGTTTTTAAAACACTTTTTCAATGGGACTTTCAAAAAGATGAAGACTTAACTGAAATAGCAAAGCAGCATGTAAGCTTACTTGAAGATGAAAAGCTTAGAGAGCAAGCGTATAGTTATATAGAGGGGATTAAGAAGACTATAGAATCTTTAGATGAAATTATTTCTAAATATCTTCAAAATTGGACACTAGATAGACTTTCTGTAACAGATAGAAACATTTTAAGGCTTGGAACGTATGAACTTTTATATGTCGATGATGTTCCTATAGAAGTTACTTTAGATGAAATGATAGAGCTTGGAAAGACATATGGAACTGAAAATAGCGGTAAATTTGTTAACGGGGTATTAGATAGAATAGCCAAGGGGGAAGCACCTAAAGAAAAATTTGAAATGTAA
- the flhB gene encoding flagellar biosynthesis protein FlhB, with amino-acid sequence MGRDFRKTYCAFREGNSTISFRIDLQLFADPDKTEKATPRRRQKAREEGQVPISRELTSGFTFLAAVLGFAFLGRGIIIGLQSAVAFFSKLPSYDSLTIQDLGIYTIEAFKGVIIDLIIFVALVMMTGIITGSLQTKFLITFKSIKLDFSKINPISGLKRMFSLRSLFELLKSILKLVIVGYVGYLVVKSNWNKLLLATDTSVSDGALLIWDITFELLIKCGIALFIVSIADYFFSRYEYEKNIRMTKQEVKEEFKEVEGNPEIKRKQRQIMMQYSMNRMMQEVPEATVVVTNPTHFAVAIKYDSDEMDVPIVVAKGADKLAQKIKEIARKNNVPILRNPPLARELYFSVEIGDEIPQKLYRAVAEVLAYVYSLKERY; translated from the coding sequence ATGGGCAGAGACTTCCGCAAAACTTACTGTGCTTTTAGAGAAGGTAATTCAACAATTTCTTTCAGGATAGATCTGCAATTATTTGCCGATCCTGATAAAACAGAAAAAGCAACACCAAGAAGAAGACAAAAAGCTAGAGAAGAAGGACAAGTCCCAATATCCAGGGAATTAACCTCTGGATTTACTTTTCTTGCGGCAGTGCTTGGCTTTGCTTTTTTAGGCCGTGGAATTATAATAGGACTTCAATCTGCTGTTGCATTTTTTTCAAAACTCCCATCATATGATTCTTTAACTATACAAGATCTTGGCATATATACAATAGAAGCTTTCAAAGGAGTTATAATTGACCTTATTATTTTTGTAGCACTTGTAATGATGACAGGAATCATTACTGGAAGTCTTCAAACAAAATTTTTAATAACCTTTAAGAGCATTAAACTTGATTTTTCAAAGATAAACCCAATTAGCGGTCTCAAAAGAATGTTTTCCCTTAGATCACTTTTTGAACTTCTTAAATCTATTCTAAAACTAGTTATTGTTGGCTATGTTGGATACCTTGTCGTAAAATCAAATTGGAACAAACTGCTTCTTGCAACAGATACAAGTGTAAGCGATGGAGCACTTCTTATCTGGGACATTACATTTGAGCTTTTAATTAAATGTGGTATCGCACTATTTATTGTCTCAATTGCTGATTACTTTTTCTCAAGATATGAATATGAAAAAAATATAAGGATGACAAAGCAAGAAGTAAAGGAAGAATTTAAAGAAGTGGAAGGAAATCCTGAGATTAAAAGGAAGCAGCGTCAAATCATGATGCAATATTCTATGAACAGAATGATGCAGGAAGTACCTGAAGCTACCGTTGTGGTAACAAATCCAACACACTTTGCTGTTGCAATTAAGTATGACTCAGATGAAATGGATGTTCCAATAGTTGTTGCAAAAGGTGCAGATAAGCTTGCACAAAAAATAAAGGAAATTGCAAGAAAAAATAACGTGCCAATATTAAGAAATCCACCACTTGCAAGGGAATTGTATTTTAGCGTAGAAATTGGTGATGAAATACCACAAAAACTATACAGAGCAGTTGCAGAAGTTCTTGCATACGTATACAGCCTAAAAGAGAGGTATTAA
- the fliR gene encoding flagellar biosynthetic protein FliR: MEIIDFVETQFLNWAMLISRLTGMFLITPLLSAAFVPTTVRAFLVLALSYMSLPQVNPIPLDTPVITIVLSLLNNFLIGFAIGLLAYFIFGAFSIAGELLGIESGFGLATAMDPTMEESPIVGQLIFLLSIFVFISLNGHMVVYQGVVDSIQTFPLYLDKLDFSLVKFIETKFIEMFFIALKIGLPVIGYMFIINVLLGILSRLVPQMNVFMVGIPLKSLLVFVIFLGMVPIWAETSAKLTVLLEKVIQQFLSG, encoded by the coding sequence ATGGAAATAATCGACTTTGTCGAAACACAATTTTTGAATTGGGCAATGCTCATTAGCAGATTAACTGGAATGTTCTTAATTACACCCTTACTGTCAGCGGCATTCGTGCCCACGACAGTGAGGGCTTTTCTTGTTCTTGCACTTTCTTATATGTCACTACCACAGGTAAATCCTATACCACTTGATACACCAGTTATCACTATCGTTCTTTCCCTTCTAAATAATTTCCTTATTGGCTTTGCCATAGGACTTCTTGCCTATTTTATATTTGGTGCATTTTCTATCGCAGGAGAGTTATTAGGAATTGAATCTGGTTTTGGTCTTGCTACTGCTATGGATCCTACAATGGAAGAAAGTCCAATTGTTGGTCAATTAATATTTCTTCTTTCAATATTTGTCTTTATTTCTTTAAACGGCCATATGGTTGTATATCAAGGAGTTGTAGATTCTATACAAACTTTTCCTCTATACCTGGATAAATTAGATTTCTCTTTAGTAAAGTTTATTGAAACAAAATTTATCGAAATGTTCTTTATAGCCTTAAAAATAGGGCTTCCGGTAATTGGTTATATGTTTATAATAAACGTTCTACTTGGAATACTTTCGAGGCTTGTTCCACAGATGAACGTCTTTATGGTTGGAATTCCTCTAAAATCACTTTTGGTATTCGTAATCTTTTTAGGGATGGTGCCGATATGGGCAGAGACTTCCGCAAAACTTACTGTGCTTTTAGAGAAGGTAATTCAACAATTTCTTTCAGGATAG
- a CDS encoding methyl-accepting chemotaxis protein yields MSFRTKILLFAIFLVTIPMFLVTYVNISTVSSQLDTLQDEVKNNINKNVVKNYEDYLQKFQSEIIAQSEEYTNDLEKTVKEQEQRIQKKFDEIYLKTLSTQANFTFQTVINLIKQENEQLLTGARIAASLKEVVDAANEKNLSITERKSLLFPFIEKYNFEYAGLWTIDETKPKIKSKLYAEIDNKFVVEYANVLSSSANISFYKKPPYNEELSKVFKEILNSKSVFYRTFIFPYIDSLYSIAVVPVMHPVLGNTINGFVVFVNKLDNNFLDNIKSISNSEITLYVNNKALITTKVGKDGKRLTGQSLSQSNNNIIEILGKSYFAKKGSFTYLGKEIGILEVAIPFEKLDTNFNFPKPKPFVIPELEKPDVNISLKIDNKAIVQKSVLLALIILAISIVLIFVITKQLLKSLEHSKTVIEKLSEGEFVNIESDKASGEFKIILDSLKKLSETFKDFAKKLLTSSTQLVSEVDNLEELNNILQKTSQDFSEAVKVFSNNTSIILDDFDEMKSSTDNAKDVINQVVTTLENLVDEILEAEEKIDENQKFVREFDESIKNSLETIEKFNSYINQTIRQFNQVTEEISKIQNVANQTNLLALNAAIEAARAGEAGKGFAVVADEIMKLSVEINEISKKLMKDMENYTENLGSLNAVYENSKESFNALSKTKEDFSESFKIITQRIENLVNTTKNVSSILEQTKEVFNHMVEISSRSAQNVGQTVDKMTTIEVKMKKLEEFSKKLNKMVKDIDSVSERLKQIAKWFKIGD; encoded by the coding sequence ATGTCTTTTAGGACAAAAATTTTGTTGTTTGCGATATTTTTGGTAACGATTCCAATGTTTTTAGTTACTTATGTCAATATATCAACTGTAAGTTCTCAATTAGATACTTTGCAAGATGAAGTTAAAAATAATATAAACAAAAATGTTGTGAAAAATTACGAAGATTATCTCCAAAAATTTCAAAGTGAGATAATTGCTCAATCTGAAGAATATACCAATGATCTTGAAAAAACAGTCAAGGAGCAAGAGCAAAGAATTCAGAAAAAATTCGATGAAATTTACTTAAAAACTCTTTCAACACAAGCAAATTTCACATTTCAAACAGTAATTAATTTAATAAAACAAGAAAACGAACAACTTCTTACTGGTGCAAGAATTGCTGCTTCTTTAAAAGAGGTTGTAGATGCAGCAAATGAAAAAAATTTATCCATCACAGAAAGAAAATCTTTATTATTCCCATTTATAGAAAAATACAACTTTGAGTACGCTGGTCTTTGGACAATTGATGAAACAAAGCCAAAAATAAAAAGCAAGCTCTATGCTGAAATTGACAACAAGTTTGTTGTAGAATATGCAAATGTGCTTTCATCTTCAGCAAATATTTCATTCTACAAAAAACCTCCGTATAATGAAGAACTTTCAAAGGTATTCAAGGAAATTTTAAATTCTAAATCAGTATTTTATCGAACATTTATTTTTCCATATATAGATTCACTATACTCAATTGCTGTAGTTCCCGTTATGCATCCAGTACTTGGAAATACAATAAACGGCTTTGTGGTATTTGTAAATAAATTAGACAACAACTTTTTGGATAATATAAAATCAATTTCAAATTCTGAAATCACTTTGTATGTGAATAACAAAGCACTTATTACCACTAAAGTAGGAAAAGACGGAAAAAGATTAACGGGACAATCTCTTTCACAAAGTAATAACAACATAATCGAAATTCTCGGAAAATCTTATTTTGCAAAAAAGGGTAGTTTTACTTATCTTGGTAAAGAAATAGGTATCCTTGAAGTTGCAATACCATTTGAAAAATTAGATACAAACTTTAATTTTCCAAAACCAAAGCCATTTGTAATTCCTGAACTTGAAAAACCAGATGTAAATATTAGCTTAAAAATAGATAATAAAGCAATAGTTCAAAAATCTGTACTTCTTGCGCTAATTATTCTTGCTATTAGCATTGTTCTAATATTTGTAATAACAAAGCAACTTCTTAAATCTTTAGAACACTCAAAAACTGTAATTGAAAAATTATCTGAAGGTGAATTTGTAAACATTGAAAGCGACAAAGCATCTGGAGAATTTAAAATAATCTTGGATTCTTTGAAAAAACTTTCTGAAACATTTAAAGACTTTGCTAAAAAGCTCCTTACAAGTTCAACCCAACTTGTATCTGAGGTTGACAACCTTGAAGAACTAAATAATATCTTGCAAAAAACCTCTCAAGATTTCTCCGAAGCTGTAAAGGTATTTTCTAACAACACATCTATTATTTTAGATGACTTTGACGAAATGAAATCAAGCACAGACAATGCAAAAGATGTTATTAATCAAGTAGTAACTACTCTCGAAAACCTTGTTGATGAAATACTTGAAGCAGAAGAAAAAATTGACGAAAACCAAAAATTTGTAAGAGAATTTGATGAAAGCATCAAAAATTCTCTGGAAACTATCGAGAAATTCAATAGCTATATAAACCAAACAATTAGACAATTTAATCAAGTAACCGAAGAAATCTCGAAAATTCAAAACGTTGCAAACCAAACTAACCTTCTTGCACTGAATGCGGCAATTGAAGCCGCAAGGGCGGGAGAAGCTGGAAAAGGTTTTGCGGTTGTTGCAGATGAGATAATGAAACTATCAGTCGAGATTAATGAAATCTCGAAAAAATTAATGAAAGATATGGAAAATTACACTGAAAATCTTGGTAGTTTAAATGCTGTATACGAAAATTCAAAGGAAAGTTTTAATGCTCTTTCAAAAACCAAAGAAGATTTCTCTGAAAGCTTTAAAATAATAACTCAACGTATTGAAAATCTTGTTAATACAACAAAGAATGTATCTTCTATTTTGGAACAAACGAAAGAGGTATTCAACCATATGGTAGAAATTTCATCAAGGTCTGCCCAAAATGTTGGACAAACTGTTGACAAAATGACTACAATTGAAGTAAAAATGAAAAAGCTAGAAGAATTTTCTAAAAAACTAAACAAGATGGTCAAAGATATAGATTCAGTCTCTGAAAGGCTTAAACAAATAGCTAAATGGTTTAAGATTGGGGATTAA
- a CDS encoding purine-nucleoside phosphorylase, which produces MKEYIERVNKAVEFLKEHIDNIPKIAIILGSGLHGIAESIENPKKFSYKEIPGFPVSTAPGHKGELIFGKLNGKDVMLMNGRFHYYEGYDMKTVTFPIRVMQLLGVEILIVTNAAGGMNPEFEIGRPMFITDHINMMGDNPLIGPNVEEWGPRFPDMSNAYDKELRQKATEIAKKLNIPFYEGVYVAVSGPNFETPAELKMLRWMGADAVGMSTVPEVIVANHGGLKVLGVSAITDKAVHEDLKPLTAEEVLEVANKTGGMIVKIISELVKEL; this is translated from the coding sequence ATGAAAGAATACATTGAAAGAGTCAACAAAGCTGTAGAGTTTTTAAAAGAGCACATTGACAATATCCCAAAAATTGCTATTATACTAGGTTCTGGTCTCCATGGAATTGCAGAAAGTATTGAAAATCCAAAGAAATTTTCTTACAAAGAAATTCCAGGTTTTCCAGTTTCCACAGCACCAGGTCACAAAGGTGAATTAATCTTTGGAAAACTAAACGGAAAAGATGTAATGTTAATGAATGGAAGATTCCACTACTATGAAGGATACGATATGAAAACTGTTACGTTCCCAATTAGGGTAATGCAACTTCTTGGTGTTGAAATATTAATTGTTACTAACGCAGCCGGTGGAATGAATCCAGAATTTGAAATTGGACGCCCAATGTTCATTACCGATCATATCAATATGATGGGAGACAACCCTTTGATTGGGCCAAACGTTGAAGAATGGGGACCAAGATTTCCAGATATGTCAAATGCATACGATAAAGAATTAAGACAAAAAGCAACAGAAATTGCTAAAAAGTTAAATATACCATTCTATGAAGGTGTTTACGTTGCAGTCTCTGGTCCAAACTTTGAAACTCCTGCAGAATTAAAAATGCTTAGATGGATGGGAGCAGATGCAGTTGGTATGTCAACAGTTCCTGAAGTGATAGTTGCAAATCACGGTGGATTAAAAGTACTTGGAGTTTCCGCAATTACAGATAAAGCTGTTCATGAAGATCTTAAACCACTTACTGCAGAAGAAGTACTAGAAGTTGCAAACAAAACAGGTGGAATGATCGTTAAAATAATCTCCGAACTTGTAAAAGAATTATAA
- the pduL gene encoding phosphate propanoyltransferase produces MKIKEPGIIAGVSNRHVHLSREDVEILFGKDYQLTPIKDLGQPGQFACQETVIIVGPKGAIEKVRVLGPERKETQIEISLTDAFKIGVRPPVRDSGDLDGTPGIVIVGPKGSVIKDKGVIIAKRHIHMHTSDAEKYGVKDKDIVKVLVEKEGRRLIFDDVLIRVSEKYALEFHVDTDEANAALLKTGDLVYIIDEE; encoded by the coding sequence ATGAAAATCAAAGAACCTGGAATTATTGCTGGTGTAAGCAACAGACACGTTCACCTTTCAAGAGAAGATGTGGAAATTCTTTTTGGAAAAGACTACCAACTTACTCCAATAAAAGATCTAGGTCAACCTGGTCAATTTGCCTGTCAAGAAACTGTTATCATAGTTGGACCAAAAGGTGCTATTGAAAAAGTAAGAGTTTTAGGTCCAGAAAGAAAAGAGACACAAATTGAAATATCCCTTACAGATGCATTTAAAATTGGTGTTAGACCTCCTGTAAGAGATTCAGGAGACCTTGATGGAACACCAGGAATAGTAATTGTCGGACCAAAAGGCAGTGTAATTAAAGATAAAGGTGTGATTATAGCAAAAAGACATATTCACATGCACACTTCCGATGCAGAAAAATATGGTGTAAAAGATAAAGATATAGTAAAAGTTTTAGTTGAAAAAGAAGGCAGAAGACTTATATTCGACGATGTTTTAATAAGAGTTAGCGAAAAATACGCACTTGAATTCCACGTTGACACAGACGAGGCTAATGCTGCACTTTTAAAGACTGGTGATCTTGTCTATATAATTGATGAAGAATAA
- the yqeH gene encoding ribosome biogenesis GTPase YqeH has product MKCRGCGAELQYTDPKKPGYIPKEILENEPDPLCQRCYRIIHYGKLTVPVQEEIFLHQIDKVIKNFEKVLYVIDITDFEGTYRSEIMEKLQGKDVYFAITKFDLLPRSLSSIEAQEWLKKRLNTTSEKIFLTSSKNGFGLKKLEKFFKDSKKDILIVGVTNVGKSSLLSAFTKEHPTISPFPGTTLGIVKRKVFNTYIYDTPGILTNDRVIDLLSPECQAKILKTNNLTRKTFKIDQSRAILVSAFCKIEVEFDGDKKPIFQIFAPEKVTFHETKSERADQLIHQRAGDLLQPPCKKTDMSKYNFKTERILVDQKQEISINGLCFINIKRGPFVAKITVPENINVTLRDRLLKPKRGG; this is encoded by the coding sequence ATGAAATGTAGAGGTTGTGGTGCAGAGCTTCAATACACAGATCCAAAAAAACCAGGATATATTCCAAAAGAGATTTTGGAAAATGAACCTGATCCATTATGTCAAAGGTGCTATAGAATAATCCACTATGGAAAATTAACAGTACCTGTACAAGAAGAAATATTCTTACACCAAATCGATAAAGTTATTAAAAATTTTGAAAAAGTATTATACGTTATAGACATTACCGATTTTGAAGGCACGTATAGAAGTGAAATAATGGAAAAATTGCAAGGAAAAGACGTGTACTTTGCCATAACAAAGTTTGACCTTCTCCCAAGATCACTTTCCTCTATTGAAGCTCAAGAGTGGCTTAAAAAAAGATTAAATACAACTTCTGAAAAAATCTTCCTCACAAGTAGTAAAAATGGGTTTGGATTGAAAAAACTTGAAAAGTTCTTTAAAGACTCAAAAAAAGACATTTTAATCGTAGGAGTAACCAACGTTGGAAAATCTTCTCTCCTTTCAGCTTTTACAAAAGAGCATCCGACAATATCTCCATTTCCTGGAACAACCCTTGGAATAGTAAAAAGGAAAGTTTTTAACACCTACATATACGATACTCCAGGAATTTTGACAAATGACAGAGTCATAGATCTTTTATCTCCTGAGTGTCAGGCTAAAATACTTAAAACAAATAACTTAACTAGAAAAACTTTTAAAATTGACCAATCACGCGCCATCTTAGTTAGTGCTTTTTGCAAAATCGAGGTTGAATTTGATGGAGATAAAAAGCCAATTTTTCAAATATTTGCTCCTGAAAAAGTGACTTTTCATGAAACAAAGAGTGAAAGAGCAGATCAATTAATCCATCAAAGAGCAGGAGATTTATTGCAGCCACCATGTAAAAAAACTGATATGTCAAAATATAACTTTAAAACAGAAAGAATATTAGTCGATCAAAAGCAGGAAATTTCAATAAACGGCTTATGCTTTATCAACATTAAAAGAGGACCGTTTGTAGCCAAAATTACTGTTCCAGAAAATATTAACGTTACCTTGAGAGATAGATTACTAAAACCAAAAAGAGGAGGTTAA
- a CDS encoding SLC13 family permease: MEKIFAIAIVVIAYGYIIFGKKYKAPIVFGLALIVAALKLVEGLEPENISRVIDFNTLGLLAGMTVIVEFLKKTGLFQFLAIRIVKKGGKRFFLTIVGLMALVALSSAFLDNLVTIILIAPMIFLITDSLGLNPIPFLMLTIIIDNIGGMSTLIGSPLNLVLGSVSGLGFNDFINNMWFITIISFLITVFMFKKYTKVDKSVEEKLEKLSDIDESRAITDKKSLKFTLIVFLIVLSLFGLHQVIELDLSFVALLGAIAVMLFHKKQFNDISNEIDWDTLFFYAGLYILSFTLEEIGITNLLAGLFSPLSNHQFLSIFVIFLFVSISIPWLSAVPGTLIIAPVIKILISSGFSSTFWWVYAISANLATNLTPLGAVQNIVGVNLLSKQIGRNFSFGEYIKWAFKPYLVTSLVGFLYILLRIYIGG, encoded by the coding sequence GTGGAAAAAATATTTGCAATAGCAATAGTAGTAATTGCATACGGTTATATCATCTTTGGAAAAAAATATAAAGCACCAATCGTATTTGGTCTTGCCCTCATAGTTGCTGCTCTTAAACTAGTAGAAGGTCTTGAACCAGAAAATATAAGCAGAGTAATCGATTTTAATACGCTGGGACTTTTAGCTGGTATGACGGTAATTGTTGAATTTTTAAAAAAGACAGGCCTTTTCCAATTTCTTGCAATTAGAATTGTTAAAAAGGGCGGAAAGAGATTCTTTTTAACAATTGTAGGACTGATGGCGCTGGTTGCACTTTCTTCTGCATTCTTAGACAACCTCGTAACAATCATCCTTATAGCCCCCATGATATTTTTGATTACCGATTCTCTTGGCCTCAACCCTATCCCATTTTTAATGCTGACTATAATAATAGATAATATAGGTGGTATGTCAACATTAATTGGAAGTCCTTTGAACCTAGTTCTTGGCTCGGTAAGTGGTTTAGGCTTTAATGATTTTATAAATAACATGTGGTTTATTACAATAATAAGCTTTTTAATAACCGTATTTATGTTTAAAAAATACACAAAAGTCGATAAGTCCGTTGAAGAAAAATTAGAAAAACTTTCTGATATAGATGAAAGTAGAGCAATTACAGATAAAAAATCTTTAAAATTCACTTTAATTGTTTTCTTAATAGTCTTATCACTCTTTGGACTCCATCAAGTAATAGAACTTGATCTTTCCTTTGTTGCTCTTTTAGGTGCAATAGCGGTTATGTTATTTCACAAAAAACAATTTAACGATATAAGTAATGAAATTGACTGGGATACTCTATTCTTTTATGCCGGATTGTACATACTCTCCTTTACACTAGAAGAAATTGGTATTACAAATTTACTTGCAGGTTTATTTAGTCCGCTTTCAAATCATCAATTTTTATCTATCTTTGTAATATTCTTATTTGTTTCAATTTCAATTCCGTGGCTCAGCGCTGTTCCAGGAACATTGATCATTGCACCTGTTATCAAAATTCTCATATCTTCCGGTTTTTCATCAACATTTTGGTGGGTATATGCAATAAGTGCAAATCTTGCTACAAATTTAACTCCTCTTGGCGCTGTTCAAAATATTGTTGGAGTAAATCTTTTATCAAAACAAATTGGAAGAAATTTTTCATTTGGAGAATACATAAAATGGGCTTTTAAACCTTATCTTGTTACCTCATTAGTAGGATTTCTATACATATTACTTAGAATCTATATTGGAGGTTAA
- the iorA gene encoding indolepyruvate ferredoxin oxidoreductase subunit alpha, protein MAKVTDMVLLNKPGEKILLLGNHAIARGALEANIAVFAAYPGTPSSELTDTMAAVAKDAGVYMEYSTNEKVAFETALSAAWSGLRSMTAMKHVGLNVAADTFMSAVGMGVEGGFVVMVADDPSMWSSQNEQDTRVFGKFANVPVLEPCSVQEAKDLTKYAFEISEKFKHMVILRTTTRSSHMRGDVVLGELPDEIVNKVRRHGKFEKDPKRFVDIPAHSRNFHPKILENIEKIREEFANCPFNKIEGNGKVGIIAPGLSYAYVKEALSWLNVDDVKILKLATPFPVPYKLVETFLEGLEKVLIVEELEPVVEEQIKMWAYDKGLNIPIYGKNIVPRIYEMDTKRAVIAISKFLGIETPINFEELDAKYKEISSVLPPRPPSLCPACPHRNSFFAINKATRKKAIFPSDIGCYTLGVLPPLNAVDTTVAMGGSIGVAHGLSVAINGAANEETYEKKQVVVATIGDSTFYHTGLPAIANAIYNRSNILVVIVDNEITAMTGDQPNPGTGETPHGVGKRIPIEDVVKAMGADFVEVVNPYDIKKTTEVIKKALEVEGVSVVVSRQVCALYRVGKARKNKEKLPLYKVNTDKCTGCKTCIVTFGCPAIFWDAENKKAKIDPTMCWGCGSCAQVCPFGAFELVKEAE, encoded by the coding sequence ATGGCAAAGGTTACTGATATGGTATTACTTAACAAACCTGGAGAGAAGATTTTGCTTCTTGGAAACCATGCTATTGCAAGAGGTGCACTTGAAGCAAACATAGCAGTTTTTGCTGCCTATCCAGGTACTCCAAGTTCCGAGCTTACAGACACTATGGCGGCAGTTGCAAAAGACGCAGGAGTTTACATGGAGTATTCCACAAATGAAAAGGTTGCTTTTGAAACGGCGCTTTCTGCTGCATGGAGTGGTCTTAGGTCCATGACAGCTATGAAGCACGTTGGTTTAAACGTTGCTGCAGATACATTCATGAGTGCCGTTGGAATGGGTGTTGAAGGCGGATTTGTTGTTATGGTCGCAGATGATCCAAGCATGTGGTCATCTCAAAATGAACAGGATACAAGAGTTTTTGGAAAATTTGCAAATGTTCCAGTTCTTGAACCATGCAGTGTTCAAGAAGCAAAGGACTTGACAAAATATGCGTTTGAAATTAGTGAAAAGTTCAAACATATGGTGATTCTTAGAACGACAACTAGATCTTCTCATATGAGAGGAGATGTTGTCTTAGGAGAACTTCCGGATGAGATAGTAAATAAAGTAAGAAGACACGGGAAATTTGAAAAAGATCCGAAAAGATTTGTCGATATTCCCGCACATTCTAGAAATTTCCATCCAAAAATTCTTGAAAACATTGAAAAAATACGTGAAGAATTTGCAAATTGTCCATTTAACAAGATTGAAGGAAACGGAAAGGTTGGAATTATTGCACCGGGGCTTTCATATGCATATGTAAAAGAAGCGCTTTCTTGGTTGAATGTTGATGATGTAAAGATCTTAAAACTTGCAACTCCTTTCCCAGTTCCATATAAATTAGTTGAGACGTTCTTAGAAGGACTTGAAAAAGTATTGATTGTTGAGGAACTTGAGCCTGTTGTTGAGGAACAAATAAAGATGTGGGCGTATGATAAAGGGTTAAATATACCAATATATGGGAAAAATATTGTTCCAAGAATATATGAAATGGACACAAAACGTGCAGTTATTGCAATTTCAAAATTTTTGGGGATTGAAACTCCAATAAACTTTGAAGAATTGGATGCAAAATATAAAGAAATTAGTAGTGTTCTTCCTCCAAGACCACCTTCATTGTGTCCAGCATGTCCACATAGAAATTCTTTCTTTGCAATAAATAAAGCAACAAGAAAGAAAGCAATATTTCCAAGTGATATAGGTTGTTATACACTTGGAGTACTTCCTCCATTAAACGCAGTTGATACAACAGTTGCAATGGGTGGTTCAATTGGAGTTGCACATGGATTAAGTGTGGCGATAAATGGAGCAGCTAATGAAGAGACATATGAAAAGAAACAAGTTGTAGTTGCAACAATAGGAGATTCTACATTCTACCATACAGGTCTTCCAGCAATTGCAAATGCTATATACAACAGATCAAATATTTTAGTAGTTATAGTAGACAACGAAATAACGGCAATGACTGGAGACCAACCAAATCCTGGAACAGGTGAAACTCCACATGGTGTTGGAAAGAGAATACCAATTGAAGATGTTGTAAAGGCTATGGGTGCTGATTTTGTGGAAGTTGTTAATCCATATGATATAAAGAAAACAACGGAAGTTATAAAGAAAGCTCTTGAAGTTGAAGGAGTAAGTGTTGTTGTATCAAGACAAGTTTGTGCGCTTTACAGAGTAGGTAAAGCAAGAAAGAATAAAGAGAAATTGCCACTGTATAAAGTAAACACAGATAAGTGTACAGGATGTAAAACATGTATTGTTACATTTGGTTGTCCTGCTATTTTCTGGGATGCAGAAAATAAAAAAGCAAAGATTGATCCAACGATGTGTTGGGGTTGTGGAAGCTGTGCACAAGTTTGTCCATTTGGTGCTTTTGAATTGGTAAAGGAGGCGGAATAA